The Neoarius graeffei isolate fNeoGra1 chromosome 25, fNeoGra1.pri, whole genome shotgun sequence genome includes a region encoding these proteins:
- the ndufa8 gene encoding NADH dehydrogenase [ubiquinone] 1 alpha subcomplex subunit 8 has protein sequence MPGQVEVPPLSDLNVEEVNVSSAVLKAAAHHYGSQCDKPNKEFMLCRWEEKDPRKCLNEGRKVNECALNFFRQIKGNCAESFTEYWTCLDYTSLAELRHCRKQQKVFDNCVLEKLGWERPELGDLSKVTKVATSRPLPENPYHSRPRPEPNPVIDAPLEPAKHGSRLFFWNW, from the exons GTAAACGTCTCGTCAGCCGTCCTGAAGGCCGCCGCACATCACTACGGCTCTCAGTGCGACAAACCCAACAAGGAGTTCATGCTGTGCAGGTGGGAGGAGAAGGACCCGAGGAAGTGTTTGAACGAAGGGAGGAAAGTCAATGAGTGTGCACTTAATTTCTTCAG GCAGATTAAGGGGAACTGTGCCGAGTCTTTCACCGAGTACTGGACCTGTCTGGACTACACAAGCCTGGCCGAGCTCCGTCACTGCCGTAAGCAGCAGAAGGTGTTCGATAACTGTGTGTTGGAGAAGCTCGGCTGGGAGAGACCCGAACTGGGAGACCTGTCCAAG gtGACCAAGGTGGCGACCTCCCGACCCCTTCCCGAGAACCCGTACCACTCGAGACCGAGACCCGAGCCCAACCCTGTGATCGACGCCCCGCTCGAGCCTGCAAAGCACGGCAGCCGGCTGTTTTTCTGGAACTGGTGA